One window from the genome of Paenibacillus azoreducens encodes:
- the hpaB gene encoding 4-hydroxyphenylacetate 3-monooxygenase, oxygenase component, with product MPAKNGKQFIDRIDLAKPSVWFRGEEVGGRLSEHPAFRGLMSTQAELYDMQNHPDFKDRMTYPSPTTGDPVGLSFLQPKTKEDLAKRREMMMLWGEKHHGLLGRSPDYMNTGLMAFYSAADLLGEKDPRFADNMRKYYEYCREHDISLSHAFVQPHASRFDELLEDGSIESCAARVVEQNKDGIVVTGAFLLATQGVTTDEILVYPPASAYLPEENNPRTFAFAVPNNLPGIRWICRENLALGDSEYDYPLSSRFDEMDTLVLFDHVLVPWDRVFILGDDRLSMRLFAESNYHVHSAHQVICRYIAKTEFTLGVILYIMESLDRSSHPAAIEKVTEVIAQLETLKSLLIAAEAGAAPDRFGSMIPDRRPLWTANLIFPKVYPRMMEIIQLLGSSAVIMIPSKLDFESAVKPELDKYLRGGGVDAFAKTALFRLAWDLSISGFGGRQTLYERFFFGDTSVVVSRLFHSYTDKETYIGKVKTFLGEQQA from the coding sequence GTGCCGGCAAAAAACGGAAAGCAGTTCATCGACCGTATCGATCTTGCCAAACCGAGCGTTTGGTTTCGTGGAGAAGAAGTTGGCGGGAGGCTTTCGGAACATCCTGCTTTTCGTGGACTCATGTCTACCCAGGCGGAGCTGTACGATATGCAGAACCACCCCGATTTCAAAGATCGTATGACGTATCCATCGCCAACCACCGGCGATCCGGTCGGATTATCGTTTTTACAGCCCAAGACCAAGGAAGATTTGGCGAAACGCAGGGAGATGATGATGCTTTGGGGAGAGAAACATCACGGTCTGCTCGGGCGCTCGCCGGATTACATGAATACGGGACTCATGGCGTTTTATTCCGCAGCGGATTTGCTTGGCGAAAAGGACCCAAGGTTTGCGGACAATATGCGGAAATATTACGAATACTGCCGGGAACATGATATTTCGTTATCCCATGCTTTCGTGCAGCCGCATGCAAGCCGGTTTGATGAACTCCTGGAAGATGGCAGCATCGAAAGCTGCGCCGCGCGGGTTGTTGAGCAAAATAAGGACGGAATTGTGGTCACCGGCGCATTTTTGTTGGCTACCCAAGGGGTGACGACCGATGAAATTTTGGTGTACCCACCCGCATCGGCTTACTTGCCGGAAGAGAATAATCCACGAACCTTCGCGTTCGCCGTACCCAACAATCTGCCGGGAATCCGCTGGATTTGCAGGGAAAACCTGGCTTTAGGAGATTCGGAATATGATTACCCGTTAAGCTCCAGGTTTGATGAAATGGATACCCTTGTTCTTTTTGACCATGTATTGGTGCCTTGGGACCGGGTATTTATTTTGGGCGACGACCGTTTATCCATGCGCCTATTCGCGGAAAGCAACTATCATGTTCACAGCGCTCATCAGGTAATCTGCAGATATATCGCAAAAACGGAATTTACGCTGGGCGTCATATTGTACATCATGGAATCGCTGGACCGCTCCTCGCATCCGGCAGCGATCGAAAAAGTGACGGAGGTCATCGCCCAGCTCGAAACGTTAAAATCGCTGCTGATCGCTGCGGAGGCCGGCGCGGCCCCGGATCGTTTCGGGAGCATGATTCCGGACCGGCGTCCGTTGTGGACGGCAAACCTCATTTTCCCTAAGGTTTATCCGCGAATGATGGAGATTATCCAGCTTCTTGGCAGCAGCGCGGTCATCATGATTCCGTCGAAGCTGGACTTTGAAAGTGCGGTAAAACCCGAATTGGATAAATACCTCCGGGGCGGCGGAGTGGACGCGTTCGCGAAAACGGCTTTGTTCCGGCTTGCTTGGGACCTTAGCATAAGCGGCTTTGGCGGTCGGCAGACGCTGTATGAACGTTTCTTCTTCGGCGATACCTCGGTCGTCGTCAGCAGGCTTTTTCATTCATACACGGATAAAGAGACTTATATCGGCAAGGTCAAAACGTTTTTAGGGGAGCAGCAAGCATAA
- a CDS encoding carbohydrate ABC transporter permease: MGYLFSAPLIIGVLAFAVYPMIAALIMSFHQTSGLSITGKWVGVSNYSYVLSDSLFWQALTNTFFIGVWSVLLGIVLSFVLASLINNLNWGMGKNFFKAVFFLPNVVSGVATTLLFSFLFFPSREGLLNFVIGLFGIEPVEWFTNPHVSRYSIVLMSLWGALGYNTIIFLAGLQSVPRDLYEAAEVDGAGSYRKWLNITIPYLRPIFVFMLIMGTIGGMKRFTDVWLIGGTAGNPGGSLMTVVLYIYRNAFLASQMGMATAASYLLFVIIFVLTAVLMLLNRRKDSFD; encoded by the coding sequence ATGGGTTATCTATTCAGTGCGCCTTTGATCATCGGAGTACTCGCGTTTGCCGTCTATCCGATGATCGCTGCCTTGATCATGAGTTTTCATCAAACATCAGGTCTGTCTATCACCGGCAAATGGGTGGGGGTTAGCAATTATTCATATGTGTTATCGGACTCTTTATTTTGGCAAGCGCTTACAAACACGTTTTTTATCGGAGTCTGGTCCGTACTGCTTGGCATCGTGCTGTCGTTTGTGCTGGCGAGTTTAATCAACAATTTGAACTGGGGTATGGGCAAAAACTTTTTCAAAGCCGTGTTTTTCCTGCCGAATGTCGTATCGGGTGTTGCGACAACATTGTTGTTTTCGTTTCTGTTTTTTCCTTCCAGGGAAGGGCTCCTTAACTTTGTTATCGGGTTGTTCGGGATCGAGCCGGTAGAATGGTTTACGAATCCGCATGTTTCCAGATACAGCATCGTTTTGATGAGCTTATGGGGGGCTCTGGGTTATAATACGATCATTTTCCTTGCCGGCCTGCAAAGTGTTCCGCGAGATCTGTATGAGGCGGCGGAAGTCGATGGGGCGGGGAGCTACCGCAAGTGGCTGAATATCACGATTCCATATCTGCGTCCGATTTTTGTGTTTATGCTCATTATGGGCACCATCGGCGGCATGAAGCGGTTTACGGATGTGTGGCTGATCGGCGGAACGGCGGGAAATCCCGGCGGCAGTTTGATGACGGTTGTCCTTTATATTTACCGGAACGCCTTTCTCGCTTCACAGATGGGGATGGCGACGGCGGCTTCTTATTTGCTGTTCGTGATCATTTTTGTGCTGACGGCAGTGCTAATGCTTTTGAATCGGCGTAAAGACAGCTTTGACTAA
- a CDS encoding carbohydrate ABC transporter permease, with the protein MNTASAKLPHRRKKISLNQWILTVVLFLGSFVMIVPFLWMLVTSFDWAARLHINFPPRLWPEEPSVKTFGAAFTSIKMFRYISNSIIVSAGVIIISALSALLSGYALSKLRFKGANIVLLLALSTMMIPFEMTMIPQYMLFSKLGLVDNYLAFYLPALNYAFGTFLAKAFFDQLPGSLREAAILDGAKEVSVFSRVYLPLCTPIIATMVILLFLGVWNELLWPLLILKKATKYTIQIGLAMFTYNNGIDKQPSIIMAATTVSLIPVVVVYMFLQRYIIESIALSGIKQ; encoded by the coding sequence ATGAACACCGCAAGTGCCAAGCTGCCGCACCGACGCAAGAAAATATCGCTGAATCAATGGATTTTGACTGTCGTGCTTTTCCTCGGATCCTTTGTCATGATCGTTCCGTTTCTGTGGATGCTTGTGACCAGCTTTGACTGGGCCGCCCGGCTTCACATTAATTTTCCGCCTAGGTTATGGCCTGAAGAACCTTCCGTCAAAACCTTTGGGGCGGCATTTACCAGCATCAAAATGTTCCGTTACATCAGCAATTCGATCATCGTTAGCGCCGGTGTCATTATCATCAGCGCCTTGTCTGCGCTTCTGTCCGGTTATGCGCTGTCGAAGCTGCGGTTCAAGGGAGCGAACATTGTACTGCTGCTCGCATTGAGCACGATGATGATTCCGTTCGAAATGACCATGATCCCCCAGTACATGCTGTTCAGCAAGCTCGGGCTTGTCGATAACTACTTGGCTTTCTACCTGCCTGCCCTCAATTATGCGTTTGGAACCTTCCTGGCCAAAGCCTTTTTCGATCAGCTTCCCGGTTCGTTGCGCGAGGCGGCTATTCTGGATGGAGCGAAGGAAGTGTCCGTATTCAGCCGGGTGTATCTGCCGCTTTGTACGCCGATTATCGCCACGATGGTCATTTTGCTTTTTCTTGGCGTATGGAACGAACTGCTGTGGCCGCTGTTGATTCTCAAAAAAGCGACCAAGTATACGATCCAAATCGGTCTGGCCATGTTCACTTATAACAACGGCATCGACAAACAGCCTTCCATCATTATGGCTGCTACGACTGTGAGCTTGATTCCGGTCGTTGTCGTATATATGTTTTTGCAGCGTTACATTATCGAAAGCATTGCTTTGTCGGGAATCAAGCAGTAA
- a CDS encoding ABC transporter substrate-binding protein has protein sequence MKKLVLLMLSCVLVLSLAACSGGSDTDVTGGVEIKKVSDMEGSVRVALAGWQLDDGINTQTGNPTVGLNEYLKQTFNKMYPNIKLELYQIPWENVKAKQSAMLLSGDADVLYTGGAFASQWYQEGLLRDLDDLIKEDKSFDPSIFLSGIMNNSYSTKSPDGTKQFGIPVALGRRMTIYDKKLFEDWGVEPLSAKAAPQEILEKAKKMTGKNPKTGEDNYGLYWSGNSLNGSTFVALTLAFGAKGAEGTLKDVKSIKWHLNTPEMVKVMEWLKEAAKLPPAGFVNAQGSENFGLDKNNIAIALDSSGGSTMNEFQSKKNKDLLDRFEPVLNMGPKGEGWVAVDPFIMAKNAKDVKASWEVIKFLTSPMTQKYMYENFAQTPTLKNADFVPPEDKYVKKALEIADVGHSELMDEANPFYMSDIVPAVNGFISKAATGDAPDIQKFLDDLQVRAEKWSANLK, from the coding sequence ATGAAGAAGCTGGTTTTGCTAATGTTGTCCTGCGTGCTTGTATTGTCGCTTGCCGCTTGCTCGGGCGGTTCGGACACGGATGTGACTGGCGGTGTGGAGATCAAGAAGGTCTCCGATATGGAAGGATCGGTTCGGGTGGCGCTGGCGGGCTGGCAGCTGGATGACGGGATCAATACGCAGACAGGGAATCCGACGGTAGGGCTGAATGAATATCTGAAACAAACTTTTAATAAAATGTATCCGAATATCAAGCTCGAGCTGTATCAAATTCCATGGGAGAACGTAAAAGCGAAACAATCGGCCATGCTGCTCTCCGGCGATGCGGATGTGTTGTACACGGGCGGGGCTTTCGCTTCCCAATGGTACCAAGAGGGGCTGCTTCGCGATCTGGACGATTTGATCAAGGAGGACAAAAGCTTTGACCCGAGCATTTTTTTATCCGGCATCATGAATAATTCTTACAGCACCAAATCCCCGGATGGAACCAAGCAGTTCGGCATTCCGGTCGCGCTTGGGCGCAGAATGACCATTTACGACAAAAAGCTGTTTGAAGACTGGGGAGTCGAACCTTTGTCCGCCAAGGCTGCCCCGCAAGAGATTTTGGAAAAAGCAAAAAAAATGACGGGGAAAAATCCGAAGACGGGTGAAGACAATTACGGCTTATACTGGAGCGGGAACTCGCTCAACGGCTCAACCTTTGTCGCATTGACGCTGGCTTTTGGGGCGAAGGGGGCGGAAGGCACTTTAAAGGACGTCAAAAGCATCAAATGGCATCTGAATACGCCGGAGATGGTTAAGGTCATGGAGTGGCTGAAGGAAGCAGCCAAACTGCCGCCTGCGGGATTCGTCAATGCACAAGGCAGCGAGAACTTCGGGCTTGATAAAAACAATATCGCGATTGCGCTTGATTCATCAGGCGGTTCGACCATGAACGAATTTCAAAGCAAAAAGAACAAGGATCTGCTTGACCGCTTCGAGCCCGTACTGAATATGGGGCCAAAAGGCGAAGGCTGGGTTGCCGTCGATCCGTTTATTATGGCGAAAAACGCGAAAGACGTTAAAGCTTCCTGGGAGGTCATCAAGTTCCTGACGAGCCCGATGACGCAAAAATATATGTATGAAAATTTTGCCCAAACGCCAACGCTCAAAAATGCCGATTTCGTGCCGCCTGAGGACAAATACGTCAAAAAGGCGCTTGAAATCGCCGATGTGGGCCATTCTGAGCTGATGGATGAAGCAAATCCTTTTTATATGAGTGATATCGTGCCTGCCGTAAACGGTTTCATCAGCAAAGCGGCCACCGGAGATGCGCCGGATATTCAGAAGTTCCTGGACGATCTGCAGGTGCGTGCCGAAAAGTGGTCTGCAAACTTAAAGTAA
- a CDS encoding sugar phosphate isomerase/epimerase family protein: protein MKKGINQWCFPAGTPLSKVLRTSSAAGFETIELNLYAPGGIGLTMDTTLEEAKALARLVRSYGLTVTSLSTEMLGRYPLSSPDKDIRRLGVESVRKQIELALEMEADTILVVPGRIEADVTYEDIWERSQMALQPLIDEIDGTGLCIAIENVWNQFLWSPLEMARYIDQFESSLVGAYFDVGNTLAYGKPEHWIRTLGKRIRSVHVKDFRTGVGNYHGFVPLLSGDVDWLNVRLALSDISYQGSLTAELEPYASFPDQLIFDTSRHLDVIMGKNPY from the coding sequence ATGAAAAAGGGAATTAATCAATGGTGTTTTCCGGCGGGGACGCCGCTCAGTAAAGTGCTGCGCACGAGCTCGGCCGCGGGTTTCGAAACAATTGAGCTGAATCTGTATGCACCCGGAGGCATTGGGCTGACGATGGATACGACGCTTGAAGAAGCCAAGGCTCTGGCCCGTCTAGTGCGAAGCTACGGACTTACAGTAACCAGTCTATCTACGGAAATGCTGGGCCGATACCCGCTCAGCTCGCCCGACAAAGATATCCGCAGGCTGGGCGTGGAATCCGTGCGCAAGCAAATCGAATTGGCGCTTGAGATGGAAGCGGATACCATCCTTGTCGTCCCTGGGCGCATCGAAGCGGATGTAACCTATGAGGATATATGGGAAAGGTCGCAGATGGCCCTGCAGCCATTGATCGACGAAATCGACGGTACGGGCCTTTGCATCGCGATCGAAAATGTATGGAATCAGTTTTTGTGGAGCCCGCTGGAAATGGCGCGTTATATCGATCAATTCGAATCGAGTCTTGTCGGCGCTTATTTCGATGTAGGCAACACGCTTGCCTACGGCAAACCCGAACATTGGATACGTACGCTGGGAAAACGGATTCGCAGCGTTCATGTAAAGGATTTCCGAACCGGGGTAGGGAACTATCACGGCTTCGTGCCGCTTTTGTCCGGCGACGTGGATTGGCTGAATGTCCGATTGGCGCTGAGCGATATCAGCTATCAAGGCAGCCTGACGGCCGAGTTGGAACCCTATGCGAGCTTCCCGGATCAGCTGATTTTTGATACATCCCGCCATTTGGATGTCATTATGGGGAAAAACCCGTATTAA
- a CDS encoding Gfo/Idh/MocA family protein gives MIRIGIVGAGIIAAEHMKRIQKNEHAELAAVCDVASGACESAASKYGAAAYTSYDEMLKQEKLDALFLCVPPFAHGDMEEKAAERGIHLLVEKPLGLDMEEVRKKAEALERSGIISGSGYCLRYMESVQRAKRYLQGKEIAMVRAYRFGSLPPNPWWVDHAKSGGQLVEQTTHNLDLMLYLAGDVRRVSADMALLLSGDIPGITTPDAASVNLVFDSGALGHIDTGFFPQPDSRASLEIMGRDFRLTLEDADLTIMESEQTTIFRGKGDFYQSQDDAFIQAVKTGDRSLILAPYAEALRTLEVTLAANESAKTGQPVSFI, from the coding sequence ATGATACGAATTGGTATTGTTGGAGCAGGCATTATTGCAGCGGAGCACATGAAGCGAATTCAGAAGAATGAGCATGCCGAACTGGCGGCAGTCTGCGACGTTGCGTCTGGAGCTTGCGAATCAGCGGCGAGTAAGTATGGGGCAGCGGCCTACACAAGTTATGATGAGATGCTGAAGCAGGAAAAGCTGGATGCCTTGTTTCTATGCGTCCCGCCGTTTGCCCATGGGGATATGGAAGAAAAGGCCGCCGAGCGCGGCATTCATCTATTGGTTGAAAAACCGCTTGGCCTGGATATGGAAGAGGTCCGAAAAAAGGCGGAAGCGCTGGAGCGGTCGGGGATCATTTCAGGTTCGGGCTACTGCTTGAGATACATGGAATCGGTGCAGCGGGCGAAGCGGTATTTGCAAGGAAAAGAAATCGCCATGGTCCGTGCGTACCGATTCGGAAGCCTGCCTCCAAATCCATGGTGGGTAGATCATGCCAAATCCGGGGGCCAGCTTGTGGAGCAGACGACGCATAACTTGGATTTGATGCTGTATTTGGCCGGGGACGTCAGGAGGGTATCGGCAGACATGGCCCTGCTGCTCAGCGGCGACATTCCCGGCATTACGACCCCGGATGCGGCATCGGTGAATTTGGTGTTTGATTCCGGAGCGCTTGGCCATATCGACACCGGATTTTTCCCGCAGCCGGACAGCCGGGCTTCGCTGGAGATTATGGGACGCGATTTCCGGCTGACGCTGGAAGATGCGGATTTGACAATCATGGAATCGGAACAGACCACCATTTTCCGCGGCAAAGGGGATTTCTATCAGTCCCAGGACGATGCTTTCATCCAGGCCGTGAAAACAGGGGACCGCAGCTTGATCTTGGCTCCATACGCCGAAGCGCTGCGAACGCTGGAGGTTACGCTGGCCGCAAACGAATCCGCGAAAACCGGGCAGCCGGTATCATTCATTTAA
- a CDS encoding MurR/RpiR family transcriptional regulator: MSIHDNILIKIREMKDSLTPVEKMVAEYVLQNLEEIPHLSIKNLAQLTKTSDASVLRFCKTMGYSGYRSFIVSISASLGSMEEQKDQYTDIQPGDDLTVIISNTSRNNIKSIEDTFSVIDKNEVERAVQALRKSNRIVFFGIGASGLVGIDAEQKFSRINKMCHTYTDGHSMLTAATLLEKGDVAVFISNSGTTTEILESLEITKKSGSTIIAITKYNKSELADKANIVLNISTPEVTIRSGAMGSRIAMLTVIDMLFAGVASAEYKNVKKYLTKTHNIIASKHR; encoded by the coding sequence ATGTCAATTCACGATAATATTTTAATCAAAATCAGGGAAATGAAAGACAGCTTGACTCCGGTCGAAAAAATGGTGGCGGAATACGTCCTGCAAAATTTGGAGGAAATTCCGCATCTGTCGATCAAAAATTTGGCGCAGCTTACGAAAACGAGCGATGCGTCCGTGCTGCGTTTTTGCAAAACGATGGGATATTCGGGCTACCGCAGCTTTATCGTCAGCATTTCGGCTTCGCTTGGTTCCATGGAAGAACAGAAGGACCAGTATACCGACATTCAGCCGGGAGACGATCTGACGGTCATTATTTCCAATACGTCCAGAAACAATATCAAATCGATCGAGGATACGTTTAGCGTCATCGATAAAAACGAAGTGGAGCGGGCGGTGCAGGCGCTGAGAAAGAGCAACCGGATCGTCTTTTTCGGCATCGGGGCTTCCGGTCTTGTAGGTATCGACGCAGAGCAGAAATTTTCACGCATCAATAAAATGTGCCATACGTATACCGACGGACACAGCATGTTGACTGCGGCTACGCTTTTGGAAAAAGGGGATGTTGCCGTCTTTATTTCCAATTCGGGCACAACAACAGAAATATTGGAGTCGCTGGAGATTACCAAGAAAAGCGGTTCGACTATCATCGCCATTACCAAATACAATAAAAGCGAACTGGCTGACAAGGCGAATATCGTGCTGAATATTTCAACGCCGGAGGTAACGATACGCAGCGGAGCCATGGGTTCGCGCATCGCCATGCTAACGGTCATCGACATGTTATTTGCCGGAGTGGCCAGCGCGGAATATAAAAACGTAAAGAAATACCTGACCAAAACCCATAACATCATTGCGAGCAAACATAGGTAA
- the murQ gene encoding N-acetylmuramic acid 6-phosphate etherase: MDEYLAGLTTEEINEQTLMIDECTTEEMLRLMNEQDARVPAAVAAEIPQIAKAVDVLHQVLKNGGTMFYIGAGTSGRLGVLDASECPPTFGTDPSLVQGHIAGGDGALRLAVEGFEDSAEEGVALIERCGVTDKDAVIGITASGSAAFVIAGLERAREIGAATIGVVNNKPSKLEKVCDICIAPVVGPEVIMGSTRLKAGSAQKLVLNMLSTCTMVKLGKTYNNLMVDLKASNIKLKDRSVRIIKSATGVDDATAAAYLESASMNCKLAIMMIKTGLDAGSAEAELNKAEGSLKKAIRNFNHVV, from the coding sequence ATGGATGAATATCTGGCGGGGCTGACGACGGAAGAGATCAATGAGCAGACTCTGATGATTGATGAATGCACCACTGAAGAAATGCTTCGTCTCATGAACGAACAAGATGCCAGGGTCCCGGCCGCGGTCGCAGCAGAAATTCCGCAAATTGCGAAAGCGGTTGATGTACTGCATCAAGTGCTTAAAAATGGCGGCACAATGTTTTATATTGGTGCGGGTACCTCAGGCAGATTGGGTGTTCTGGACGCATCCGAATGTCCTCCGACATTCGGCACTGATCCTTCATTAGTGCAAGGTCATATCGCCGGGGGCGATGGAGCGCTGAGACTTGCTGTGGAAGGTTTCGAAGATAGTGCGGAGGAGGGGGTTGCATTAATCGAGAGGTGCGGAGTTACAGACAAAGATGCGGTGATCGGCATTACGGCGAGCGGAAGCGCCGCATTCGTAATCGCGGGGCTTGAACGGGCCCGGGAGATCGGAGCGGCAACGATCGGCGTAGTCAATAACAAGCCGTCCAAACTAGAGAAAGTCTGTGACATCTGTATTGCACCGGTTGTCGGGCCAGAGGTCATCATGGGTTCCACAAGGTTGAAAGCGGGTTCAGCCCAGAAATTGGTTTTGAATATGCTCAGCACTTGTACTATGGTGAAGCTAGGTAAAACCTACAACAATTTGATGGTTGATTTGAAAGCGAGCAACATTAAACTCAAAGATCGCTCGGTACGCATCATCAAATCGGCAACAGGGGTCGATGACGCTACGGCTGCTGCCTATTTAGAAAGCGCTTCCATGAATTGTAAGCTGGCGATCATGATGATCAAAACCGGGCTGGATGCCGGATCCGCCGAAGCGGAACTGAATAAGGCCGAAGGCAGTTTGAAAAAGGCGATTCGAAACTTTAATCACGTCGTCTGA